From the Quercus lobata isolate SW786 chromosome 6, ValleyOak3.0 Primary Assembly, whole genome shotgun sequence genome, one window contains:
- the LOC115950757 gene encoding E3 ubiquitin-protein ligase RKP — translation MAEDGLRIGGLSSGLAVILKGEDGRENSSKTRLVSHCDDFCHQSVERMIEYVFGLPHKSIGPLTSPVDSNFVRSIAKSEFSKFYESSGSLVRNRDGLCIFDNGCGPLVIGLEDISICGDIRIIKSPLLVESLAMFSSARANACVWKGKWMYEVILETSGVQQLGWVTLSCPFTEHKGVGDADDSYAFDGRRVRKWNNKAEEYGQSWVVGDVIGCCIDLDYDEISFYRNGVSLGVAFHEIRKMGPGFGYYPAISLSQGERCELNFGSRPFKYPIEGYFPIQAPSSVTSFATQLLQCLSRLLDMQRKEQGDHASVEKLRRLKRFVSFEELFDPVFHGICEEFFSILEADAGSLEYIGRGPFLSFMMEVFGVQAPHDYLSLDRAIDIFLEFEKSHLLFEHLINALSCGCKTAPFVLAECPYSGSYSYLALACHILRREKLMMLWWKSLDFEFLFEGFLSLKSPNKEDLECMMPSVWWPGSSEDVSCESGMILTTTALSKAISKIEEKHRDLCRLVIQFIPPIAPPQLPGSVFRKFLQNLLLKNRGADRNVLPPGLSSNSVLVSLYTVILHFLSEGFGTGDVCGWLKSCETDPDVGFLHRGGQQSFPMYLFLKNDPHRTGISRLGGSFNHLLKSNPAKNEEAEVIRWEEGCMDDEENRVTHLTRQKPCCCSSSRYDDFTRISKDPIIYTAKSSTGHCNHIPERSAHVATECSAGTLNDEIANKPSSSDQSESELDYRPVQHVMIVPRECNVSSATLTEEELLDALLLLYHIGLAPNFKQASYYMSHQSHSISVLEETDKQIRDGTCTEQLKRLKEARNLYREEVIDCVRHCAWYRISLFSRWKQRGMYATCMWIVQLLLVLSRVDSVFVYIPEFYLEVLVDCFHVLRKSDPPFVPPAVFVKQGLASFVTFVVAHFNDPRISSADLKDLLLQSISVLVQYREYLTAFESNETAILRLPKALLSAFDQRSWIPVTNILLRLCRGSGFGSSKHGESSSSSVVFQRLLREACINDKDLFSAFLNRLFNTLSWTMTEFSVSIREMQEKFQVVEFQQRKCSVIFDLSCNLTRVLEFCTHEIPQAFLLGTDTNLRRLTELIVFILNHVTSAVDAEFFDLSLRRHGHSLEKVNRGMILAPLVGIILNLLDASSGAECREHNDVVGVFASMDCPKTVHCGFQYLLNYNWAGSFRGDVNLGKLGRLEKFASIIISRTESQVIDEMGYGGEIDGDDSTCCICYSGEADSQFVPCSHRSCHGCITRHLLNCQRCFFCNATVVEVVRISNEL, via the exons ATGGCAGAAGACGGCCTACGGATTGGTGGGCTTTCTTCTGGTTTGGCTGTAATCTTGAAGGGTGAGGATGGCAGAGAGAATTCGTCAAAAACCCgtcttgtttcacattgtgaTGATTTTTGTCACCAGTCTGTGGAGCGAATGATTGAATATGTATTTGGTCTCCCTCACAAATCAATTGGTCCATTGACTAGTCCAGTTGACAGCAATTTTGTTCGCTCTATTGCAAAGAGTGAGTTCTCAAAGTTTTATGAGAGCTCGGGCTCTTTGGTTAGAAATAGGGATGGACTTTGTATATTTGATAATGGCTGTGGTCCCCTTGTCATTGGTCTTGAAGATATCAGCATTTGTGGTGATATAAGAATTATTAAGTCACCATTGCTTGTAGAGAGCTTAGCAATGTTCAGTAGTGCCAGGGCTAATGCTTGTGTTTGGAAAGGAAAATGGATGTATGAAGTTATCTTAGAAACTTCAGGTGTACAACAGCTTGGATGGGTAACTCTTTCTTGCCCTTTCACTGAACATAAGGGTGTAGGTGATGCTGATGATTCATATGCATTTGATGGAAGAAGGGTTAGGAAATGGAATAACAAAGCTGAGGAATATGGTCAGTCATGGGTTGTTGGTGATGTCATTGGATGTTGCATAGATTTGGATTATGATGAGATTTCATTCTACAGGAATGGCGTCTCACTTGGAGTGGCTTTTCATGAGATTCGCAAAATGGGGCCTGGTTTTGGGTATTATCCAGCAATTTCTCTTTCTCAAGGTGAACGTTGCGAATTAAATTTTGGGTCCCGCCCCTTTAAGTACCCGATTGAAGGATATTTCCCAATTCAAGCTCCTTCCTCTGTAACTTCTTTTGCTACACAGTTGCTGCAATGCTTGTCAAGGCTTTTGGATATGCAACGGAAAGAGCAGGGTGACCATGCTTCTGTTGAGAAATTGAGGAGATTGAAGAGGTTTGTTTCATTTGAAGAACTTTTTGATCCTGTATTCCATGGGATATGTGAAGAATTTTTCTCTATACTTGAAGCAGATGCTGGGAGTTTGGAGTATATAGGTCGAGGTCCATTTCTGTCATTCATGATGGAAGTGTTTGGAGTGCAGGCACCACATGATTATTTAAGCTTGGATAGAGCTATCGACATCTTTCTAGAATTTGAAAAATCTCATTTGTTATTTGAGCACCTGATAAATGCCCTTTCATGTGGTTGTAAAACAGCACCATTTGTTCTAGCAGAATGCCCATATTCAGGATCATATTCTTATCTTGCATTGGCCTGTCATATCTTAAGACGAGAAAAATTAATGATGCTTTGGTGGAAGTCATTAGATTTTGAATTCTTGTTTGAAGGATTTCTTTCACTGAAGTCTCCAAACAAGGAGGATCTTGAGTGCATGATGCCTTCAGTGTGGTGGCCTGGTTCATCTGAGGACGTGTCCTGTGAGAGTGGCATGATTTTGACAACTACTGCTTTATCCAAAGCAATTAGTAAG ATAGAGGAGAAGCATAGGGACCTTTGTCGCTTGGTCATTCAATTCATACCACCTATTGCACCTCCTCAGTTGCCTGGTTCAGTGTTCAGGAAATTTTTACAGAATCTTTTATTAAAGAATAGAGGAGCAGATCGTAATGTACTGCCTCCTGGACTTTCAAGCAACTCTGTTCTTGTTTCTTTGTACACAGTCATACTCCATTTTCTATCTGAAGGATTTGGTACGGGGGACGTCTGTGGCTGGTTGAAGAGCTGCGAAACTGACCCTGATGTTGGTTTTCTTCATAGGGGCGGCCAACAAAGTTTTCCCATGTACTTGTTTCTGAAAAATGATCCTCATCGAACTGGCATatctaggcttggagggtcatTCAATCATCTATTGAAATCAAATCCTGCAAAGAATGAGGAAGCAGAGGTGATCCGGTGGGAGGAAGGCTGTATGGATGATGAAGAAAACAGAGTAACTCATTTAACCAGGCAGAAACCATGTTGTTGTTCAAGTTCACGGTATGATGACTTCACAAGAATCTCAAAGGATCCAATTATATACACAGCCAAAAGTTCTACTGGCCATTGCAACCATATTCCAGAGAGATCGGCTCATGTTGCTACAGAATGTAGTGCTGGAACTTTGAATGATGAGATAGCAAATAAGCCTAGCTCCAGTGATCAATCTGAATCTGAATTGGATTATCGTCCGGTCCAACATGTGATGATTGTACCCAGGGAATGTAATGTGTCTTCAGCTACACTAACAGAAGAAGAACTTCTGGATGCTTTACTGTTATTGTATCACATAGGCCTTGCACCAAACTTTAAGCAG GCATCATATTACATGTCTCATCAGTCACATTCAATCTCTGTTCTGGAGGAAACTGATAAACAAATAAGAGACGGAACTTGCACTGAGCAATTGAAGCGTTTGAAAGAAGCTCGGAATCTCTATCGTGAAGAAGTTATTGACTGTGTGAGACATTGTGCATG GTACcgcatttctctcttttctcgaTGGAAGCAAAGAGGGATGTATGCTACGTGCATGTGGATTGTCCAATTGCTTCTGGTTCTTAGCAGAGTAGATTCAGTGTTCGTTTACATCCCGGAATTTTACTTGGAAGTTCTG GTTGACTGCTTTCATGTGTTGCGTAAGAGCGATCCCCCATTTGTTCCCCCTGCGGTATTTGTCAAGCAGGGACTTGCTTCATTT GTCACTTTTGTAGTTGCCCACTTCAATGACCCAAGGATATCAAGTGCAGATCTTAAGGATCTTCTCCTTCAATCTATATCGGTTCTGGTCCAGTACAGGGAATATTTGACTGCTTTTGAGAGCAATGAAACAGCAATCCTGAGGTTGCCAAAAGCATTGCTGTCGGCATTTGATCAAAGATCCTGGATCCCAGTTACCAATATTCTTCTGAGGTTGTGTAGGGGTTCTGGCTTTGGTTCTTCCAAGCATGGGgaatcatcatcatcgtcagtGGTTTTCCAG AGATTACTACGGGAAGCCTGCATCAATGACAAAGACCTGTTCTCAGCTTTCCTCAACCGCTTATTTAATACTCTCAGCTGGACAATGACTGAATTCTCAGTTTCCATTCgagaaatgcaagaaaaattCCAG GTAGTAGAGTTTCAGCAAAGAAAATGCAGCGTAATATTTGATCTCTCATGCAATCTTACCAGGGTATTGGAGTTCTGTACCCATGAAATTCCTCAAGCATTCCTGTTGGGAACTGATACAAACCTTCGACGGCTAACTGAACTGATTGTCTTTATTTTGAACCATGTAACGTCAGCAGTGGATGCAGAGTTTTTTGACTT GTCACTTAGACGACATGGCCATTCTTTAGAGAAAGTGAACCGAGGCATGATATTGGCACCTCTTGTGGGGATCATCTTGAATTTGTTGGATGCTAGTTCTGGGGCAGAGTGCAGGGAGCACAATGATGTTGTGGGTGTATTTGCAAGCATGGACTGCCCTAAAACTGTTCATTGTGGTTTCCAGTATCTCTTGAATTATAACTGG GCAGGATCCTTCAGGGGGGATGTGAATCTTGGAAAACTTGGGCGGCTGGAGAAATTTGCAAGCATCATTATTAGCCGGACTGAGTCACAAGTAATTGATGAAATGGGATATGGGGGGGAAATTGATGGGGATGATAGCACGTGCTGCATCTGTTATTCAGGTGAAGCAGATTCCCAGTTTGTGCCTTGTTCCCATAGATCTTGTCACGGCTGTATAACCAGGCATCTTTTAAATTGCCAGAGATGTTTCTTTTGCAACGCAACAGTTGTAGAGGTTGTCAGGATTAGCAATGAGCTCTGA
- the LOC115950136 gene encoding uncharacterized protein LOC115950136: MPEVEDDENIVLKEKGTHSSHDNHREKKDNPPATPIQDLNSPLDKRFVPKAPFPQRLISPQKSAQFEDILEVFKQVQINIPFLDTIQQVPAYAKFLKDLVTMKRKTNVPKKAFLIEQVSSIIQNKYPVKCKDPGSPTISCRIEDRLIERALLDLGASLNLMPYSVYLQLGLGELKPTTMTLQLADRSVKIPRGIVEDVMIKVDAFYFPVDFVVLDTEPALNASTQIHVILGRPFLATSNALINYRSGVMKISLGNMTVELNIFDISKQVLDNEDIYEVNMIGSLVHDTFIQSSCKDPLKACLTLFYCNLDTEKSIEEVNALFDFVPLLSIDSWQPKVVPFPLSSPSLPYIVEPPKLDDFWEHQLISILQVHKEAIGWKIVDIKDISPFVVMHRIHLKDTAKASQHIFDPGE; this comes from the exons ATGCCAGAAGTGGAGGATGACGAAAATATTGtgttaaaggaaaaaggaactCATAGTTCACATGATAATCATAGAGAAAAGAAGGACAACCCACCCGCCACTCCAATTCAGGATCTTAATTCCCCCCTTGATAAGAGGTTTGTTCCTAAAGCTCCATTTCCTCAAAGGTTAATTAGTCCTCAGAAAAGTGCACAATTTGAagacattttagaggtttttaagCAAGTGCAAATAAACATTCCATTCCTTGATACAATTCAGCAAGTTCCTGCTTATGCCAAATTTCTAAAAGATCTTGTGACAATGAAGAGAAAGACAAATGTCCCTAAAAAGGCATTTTTGATAGAGCAAGTTAGTTCAATCATTCAGAATAAATATCCAGTGAAATGTAAGGACCCTGGATCTCCTACAATTTCATGCAGGATTGAGGACCGTCTCATTGAGCGAGCTTTGCTAGATTTGGGGGCAAGTCTGAACCTAATGCCATATTCAGTATACTTACAGCTAGGTTTGGGGGAGTTGAAACCCACAACAATGACACTTCAATTAGCTGATAGGTCTGTGAAAATCCCTAGAGGTATTGTCGAGGATGTGATGATTAAGGTGGATGCATTCTATTTTCCTgttgattttgttgtgttaGACACTGAGCCTGCCCTAAATGCCAGTACACAAATCCATGTCATTTTGGGTCGCCCTTTCTTAGCCACATCTAATGCTTTGATCAATTATCGGAGTGGTGTAATGAAGATTTCTCTTGGGAATATGACTGTTGAGCTTAATATATTTGACATAAGTAAGCAAGTACTAGACAATGAGGATATATATGAGGTTAACATGATTGGGAGCCTAGTCCATGATACTTTCATACAATCAAGTTGTAAGGATCCCCTAAAGGCTTGCTTAACCCTTTTTTATTGCAATTTGGATACTGAAAAATCAATTGAAGAGGTCAATgcattgtttgattttgttcctCTCTTAAGTATTGATAGCTGGCAACCAAAAGTGGTCCCTTTTCCACTTTCTTCACCCTCACTCCCATATATTGTAGAACCACCAAAGTTGGATGACTTTTGGGAACACCAATTGATAAGTATACTTCAGGTGCATAAGGAAGCTATAGGTTGGAAAATTGTTGATATTAAGGATATTAGTCCCTTTGTGGTTATGCATAGAATTCACTTGAAAGACACTGCAAAAGCTTCTCAACATATTTTTGACCCAG gagaatga
- the LOC115950135 gene encoding uncharacterized protein LOC115950135, with protein MAKPWLNSLSPGSITSWELLVTKFLSNFFPMAKANALRREIADFYQDEQEKFYESWERFKDLILKCPHHGFETWRLVQYFYNGLTQTNRNMIESMNGGGFLSLVDDEAYKFLENFSDSSQQWDFSNRKERCASVIKKGGLYEVSEDLDIKARLDNLTRKVEALALGRGMNSVNQVQSETCSICASPMHITQMCPSAAGYPDFYTEQANALNNYGKPFASPFSETYNPNWRNHPNFSWRKNQPPTNLGGQQVHQQNQFRPPIQAYPPISQSTPQFVALPRQQPSLEESLKTFMQSTSQAIKEMKSSTHLNAQAISKLENQVGQLAT; from the coding sequence ATGGCAAAACCATGGCTTAATTCTTTGTCACCTGGATCTATCACTTCATGGGAACTATTGGTCACAAAATTCCTCTCTAACTTTTTCCCAATGGCCAAGGCCAATGCTTTGAGGAGAGAAATTGCAGATTTTTATCAGGATGAACAAGAGAAATTTTATGAGAGTTGGGAGAGATTTAAGGACTTGATCTTAAAGTGTCCCCATCATGGTTTTGAAACATGGAGACtagtacaatatttttataatggttTGACTCAGACAAATCGTAACATGATTGAATCCATGAATGGTGGTGGATTTTTGAGTCTTGTAGATGATGAGGCATACAAATTTCTTGAGAATTTTTCTGATAGTTCACAACAATGGGATTTTTCCAACCGTAAAGAGAGATGTGCCTCTGTAATTAAGAAAGGAGGATTGTATGAAGTCAGTGAGGATTTAGACATAAAAGCTAGGTTGGACAATCTCACTCGTAAGGTTGAGGCTTTAGCTTTAGGTAGAGGGATGAATTCTGTCAATCAAGTTCAAAGTGAAACATGCTCTATTTGTGCAAGTCCTATGCATATAACACAAATGTGTCCTTCTGCAGCTGGGTACCCTGATTTTTATACTGAGCAAGCAAATGCACTGAATAATTATGGAAAACCATTTGCTAGTCCATTTTCAGAGACATACAATCCAAATTGGAGGAACCATCCTAATTTCTCATGGAGGAAAAATCAGCCTCCCACAAATCTAGGTGGACAACAAGTGCATCAACAAAATCAATTTCGTCCACCTATTCAAGCATATCCTCCCATTTCTCAATCAACACCTCAGTTTGTAGCACTACCAAGACAACAACCATCTTTGGAGGAGTCTCTCAAAACTTTCATGCAATCAACTAGCCAAGCCATTAAAGAGATGAAAAGTTCCACCCATTTGAATGCTCAAGCTATTTCAAAGTTGGAAAATCAAGTTGGCCAGTTAGCAACCTAA